From the Dictyoglomus sp. NZ13-RE01 genome, one window contains:
- a CDS encoding secondary thiamine-phosphate synthase enzyme, which yields MKSYRKELWFEIPTRRAFVNITSILQKCVEESGIKEGLLLCNAMHITASVFINDDEPGLHKDFEIWLEKLAPEKPYDQYYHNVGENNADAHLKRTIMGREVVIAITNGKLDLGPWEQVFYGEFDGKRKKRVLVKIIGE from the coding sequence ATGAAGTCCTATAGAAAGGAGCTTTGGTTTGAGATTCCTACAAGAAGAGCTTTTGTTAATATTACTTCCATACTTCAAAAATGTGTTGAGGAGAGTGGCATAAAGGAGGGGCTTCTTCTATGTAATGCCATGCATATTACAGCCAGTGTATTTATAAATGATGATGAGCCAGGGCTTCATAAGGATTTTGAAATTTGGCTGGAAAAACTTGCTCCAGAGAAACCCTACGATCAATATTATCATAATGTGGGAGAGAATAATGCGGATGCTCATTTAAAGCGTACTATTATGGGAAGGGAAGTGGTAATTGCTATTACTAATGGAAAACTTGATCTTGGTCCATGGGAGCAGGTTTTTTATGGAGAGTTTGATGGGAAGAGAAAGAAAAGGGTGCTTGTTAAAATTATTGGTGAGTGA